The Carnobacterium divergens genome includes a window with the following:
- the mraZ gene encoding division/cell wall cluster transcriptional repressor MraZ: MLMGEFKHNIDAKGRLIMPAKFREDLGEKFIITRGMDGCLFGYPEKEWTTLEEKLKQLPLAKKDARAFTRFFYSAATECELDKQGRINIPQTLREHAELEKVCHVIGVSDRIEIWSQDRWEKFSEEAEESFDEIAESMIDFGF; encoded by the coding sequence ATGCTAATGGGTGAATTTAAGCATAATATCGATGCAAAAGGTCGGTTGATTATGCCAGCAAAATTTCGTGAAGATTTAGGCGAAAAGTTCATTATTACAAGAGGAATGGACGGCTGTTTGTTTGGTTATCCAGAAAAAGAATGGACTACACTTGAAGAAAAACTAAAACAACTTCCACTTGCAAAAAAAGATGCTCGTGCTTTTACTCGGTTTTTTTATTCCGCAGCAACAGAGTGCGAATTAGACAAGCAAGGACGAATCAATATTCCTCAAACGTTAAGAGAACATGCAGAACTAGAAAAAGTATGCCATGTTATTGGTGTTTCTGACCGAATAGAAATATGGAGTCAAGATAGATGGGAAAAATTCTCAGAAGAAGCAGAAGAAAGTTTTGATGAGATTGCAGAAAGCATGATCGACTTTGGATTTTAA
- the rsmH gene encoding 16S rRNA (cytosine(1402)-N(4))-methyltransferase RsmH — MTTFNHETVLLHETVDGLNLKPNGLYVDCTLGGAGHSEYLLSQLGEEGHLYAFDQDERAIENAKIRLATFVEKGMVTFVKSNFREIKEALNDLGVFEIDGVLYDLGVSSPQLDEAERGFSYHQDAPLDMRMDTDAPLTAKEVVNTWSYHELVRIFYRYGEEKFSKQIARKIEAVREEKPIETTGELVEIIKEVIPAPARRKGGHPAKRVFQAIRIAVNDELSAVEDSLESAIELLKVGGRISVISFHSLEDRIVKSIYKEHAAMPDLPKGLPVLPTEFLPELKIITRKPILPSEAELEQNNRSRSAKLRVAEKQLLK; from the coding sequence ATGACAACATTTAATCACGAAACCGTATTGTTACACGAAACAGTAGACGGTTTAAATCTAAAACCAAATGGCCTATACGTGGATTGCACACTAGGTGGCGCTGGGCATAGCGAGTACTTATTGTCACAACTTGGAGAAGAAGGACATTTATATGCGTTTGACCAAGATGAACGAGCTATTGAAAACGCAAAAATCAGATTAGCTACATTTGTAGAAAAAGGAATGGTTACTTTTGTAAAGTCAAACTTTAGAGAGATTAAAGAAGCCTTAAATGACTTGGGTGTTTTTGAAATTGACGGTGTGCTTTACGACTTAGGCGTTTCCTCTCCACAATTAGATGAAGCAGAGCGTGGATTTAGTTATCATCAAGACGCACCTCTGGATATGCGAATGGATACAGATGCCCCATTAACAGCTAAAGAAGTAGTTAATACGTGGTCTTATCATGAATTAGTTCGTATTTTCTACCGCTATGGCGAAGAAAAATTTTCTAAACAAATCGCACGAAAAATCGAAGCAGTGCGAGAAGAAAAGCCTATTGAAACAACAGGTGAATTAGTTGAAATTATTAAAGAAGTTATTCCTGCACCAGCAAGAAGAAAAGGCGGGCATCCTGCTAAGCGAGTATTTCAAGCGATTCGAATTGCAGTGAATGATGAATTATCAGCAGTGGAAGACTCTCTTGAAAGTGCTATTGAGTTGCTAAAAGTTGGTGGCAGAATCAGCGTCATTTCATTCCATTCATTAGAAGACAGAATTGTGAAATCGATTTATAAAGAACACGCTGCAATGCCAGATTTACCCAAAGGATTGCCAGTGTTGCCAACAGAATTTTTACCAGAATTAAAAATTATCACACGTAAACCAATTTTACCAAGTGAAGCAGAATTGGAACAAAACAATCGATCAAGAAGCGCAAAATTACGTGTTGCAGAAAAACAGCTACTAAAATAA
- the ftsL gene encoding cell division protein FtsL: MAQNSSLARELEVDIPKRSPSIPDQTSIHMPAPRTAGVTKFEKALLGAVAIIAFALISACITMQISIATTNRSLQDTTTKIADISKVNENLHQEVQELSRYDRVYNIAGAAGLKMNENNVRNVSK, from the coding sequence ATGGCGCAAAATAGCAGTTTAGCAAGAGAACTAGAAGTTGATATTCCAAAGAGATCTCCAAGTATTCCTGATCAAACAAGCATACATATGCCTGCTCCCAGGACAGCTGGTGTAACGAAATTTGAAAAAGCCTTGTTGGGAGCCGTTGCAATTATTGCTTTTGCGCTGATTTCAGCTTGTATTACGATGCAGATTTCAATTGCTACTACCAATCGCTCATTGCAAGATACGACAACGAAGATTGCGGATATTTCAAAAGTAAATGAGAATTTACATCAAGAGGTTCAAGAATTATCAAGATATGATCGTGTTTACAATATTGCAGGAGCGGCAGGATTGAAAATGAATGAGAATAATGTAAGGAATGTTTCGAAATGA
- a CDS encoding penicillin-binding protein, protein MKNSKNPQKNRKKIAVILFFTTALLFVVFISRFSYIMVKGQINGENLSKKVNELYTRSSVLKAKRGTIYDIGGKPVALDATSYSLVAVLTDKWSKDKEHPNHVVDKEKTAEVLSQNINMSKEEILERLNTPNVDQVEFGNAGKNLSYEIKSNIDKNKLTGLVFDETTTRFYPNGTFASHLVGLAQVDKNAETGEIKNDILDGIMGTEQAYNNILKGTDGKIEYKKDSFGYSLPNTKPKEVKPKDGKDVYLTLDNRMQVFMENTMTEVNEKYAPKSMTAILMNPKTGAIMAASQRPSFNAETLEDLSFWQNLLVEDTFEPGSTMKVLTLAAALNEGKFNPNATFMSGVKKVEGGEIRDHNKVGWGQISYLEGLERSSNVAFVNLMEQMGAGTWKNYMDAFGIGKSTNSGLPNESTGSNPYEWPLEKANTAFGQGVTVTAFQMMQAYSAIANNGKMVKPYFVDKTVDPKTGKQTITKPTVVGEPITAETAQKELEYLQNVVYSENGTGQAYQIDGYKIAAKTGTAEIVNPDTKKYYTGDNNYIFSVVGMAPADDPELVLYVTMKQPQKYDGTVTGGRMVADVFNPIMKRALQYQDLSNQPDDSESNKVEMSKVTGVAKEEALKTLEDKKLNVTIIGNGDTIVQQLPLPESTILAGQKVVLLTNGAMTMPNMTGWSKNDVLKVSEITGQKFKIDGDGFVTTQSLPENVNMEGVPEINVTLAPPR, encoded by the coding sequence ATGAAAAATAGTAAAAACCCACAAAAAAACCGAAAAAAAATTGCGGTCATTCTATTTTTTACTACAGCGTTGCTATTTGTAGTGTTCATTAGTCGATTTTCTTACATTATGGTTAAAGGACAAATTAACGGTGAGAATCTGTCGAAGAAAGTAAATGAACTTTATACGAGAAGTAGTGTACTGAAGGCAAAACGTGGGACTATCTATGATATAGGTGGAAAACCGGTTGCATTAGATGCTACTTCTTATTCGTTAGTCGCTGTTTTAACCGATAAATGGTCAAAAGATAAGGAACATCCCAATCACGTAGTAGACAAAGAAAAAACAGCTGAAGTGCTGTCTCAAAATATTAATATGAGTAAAGAAGAAATTTTAGAACGTTTAAATACACCAAATGTCGATCAAGTTGAATTTGGAAATGCTGGGAAAAATTTAAGTTATGAAATTAAAAGCAACATCGATAAAAATAAATTAACCGGTTTGGTTTTTGATGAAACCACAACCCGCTTCTATCCAAATGGAACCTTTGCTTCTCATTTAGTAGGACTAGCACAAGTAGATAAAAATGCAGAAACAGGTGAAATCAAAAACGATATCCTGGATGGGATTATGGGGACAGAACAAGCGTACAATAACATTTTAAAAGGTACTGATGGAAAAATTGAATACAAAAAAGATTCTTTTGGGTACTCATTACCGAATACAAAACCTAAAGAAGTAAAACCAAAAGATGGAAAAGACGTTTACTTAACCTTAGATAATAGGATGCAAGTCTTTATGGAAAATACGATGACAGAAGTAAATGAAAAATACGCTCCAAAAAGTATGACGGCCATTCTAATGAATCCAAAAACGGGCGCGATTATGGCGGCTTCTCAGCGTCCTTCTTTTAACGCCGAAACGTTAGAAGATTTATCTTTTTGGCAAAACTTATTAGTAGAAGATACATTTGAACCAGGTTCCACAATGAAAGTTTTAACATTAGCTGCAGCACTTAATGAAGGGAAATTTAATCCGAATGCGACCTTTATGTCTGGAGTGAAAAAAGTGGAAGGTGGAGAAATTCGGGATCACAATAAAGTTGGATGGGGTCAGATTAGTTATTTAGAAGGATTAGAACGTTCAAGTAACGTTGCCTTTGTTAATTTGATGGAACAAATGGGAGCAGGAACTTGGAAAAATTACATGGACGCCTTTGGAATTGGAAAGTCAACCAATTCTGGTTTGCCGAATGAAAGTACGGGAAGCAATCCTTATGAATGGCCGTTAGAAAAGGCAAATACAGCCTTTGGCCAAGGGGTTACGGTGACAGCCTTTCAAATGATGCAAGCCTACTCCGCAATTGCCAACAATGGTAAAATGGTGAAACCTTATTTTGTAGATAAAACAGTCGATCCAAAAACAGGCAAGCAAACCATTACAAAACCCACTGTAGTAGGAGAACCAATTACTGCTGAAACGGCACAAAAAGAATTGGAATACTTGCAAAATGTGGTCTATAGCGAGAATGGAACAGGTCAAGCATACCAAATTGACGGGTATAAAATTGCGGCTAAAACCGGCACTGCCGAAATTGTAAATCCTGATACGAAAAAATATTATACAGGAGACAATAATTATATCTTCTCGGTAGTAGGAATGGCACCAGCCGATGATCCAGAATTAGTTCTATACGTTACAATGAAGCAACCACAAAAATATGATGGCACAGTTACAGGCGGACGGATGGTAGCAGATGTTTTTAACCCAATTATGAAAAGAGCATTACAATACCAAGATTTAAGCAATCAACCTGACGATAGTGAGTCTAATAAGGTTGAAATGAGTAAGGTAACAGGCGTTGCGAAAGAAGAAGCACTAAAAACATTAGAGGATAAAAAATTAAATGTGACGATTATCGGAAATGGTGATACAATAGTACAGCAATTACCTCTACCAGAGTCAACTATTTTGGCAGGTCAAAAAGTAGTGCTCTTGACAAACGGAGCGATGACGATGCCAAATATGACAGGCTGGTCAAAAAATGACGTTCTTAAAGTGTCAGAAATAACCGGTCAAAAATTTAAAATCGATGGAGACGGCTTTGTAACAACTCAGAGTTTACCAGAAAATGTTAACATGGAAGGTGTACCTGAGATTAACGTTACCTTAGCTCCGCCTAGATAA